One genomic window of Polyangium aurulentum includes the following:
- a CDS encoding GAF domain-containing protein, whose protein sequence is MNAFDEVAEIAYLDDPSIPSVASWFGHPAFQFYGGIALTRACDAASPETRDKYLAKVTASLEKLEGWSALFPGNLLHRALLLSAERARVLGDVAAASARYDEGIAAARKGGFTQDEALGNELCARHHLRLGRTTIARAYLTEAHLLYARWGASEVMRRLERELPDLLYRGELPRPHAVSEAPSPSGARGASQAGVDIDLASALKASQAISGEIVRPRLLEKLLRILLENAGARRALLIIKEDAKLSIEAEGDLGKDPVTTVASTPLSARADLLVNLVHYVARSGESVVVGDAVADANAADEPYVKQYRPKSILAAPILYQGRIRGVIYLENGLTAHAFTEARVELLRLLASQIAISIENALTYDQLEEKVRARTAELQAAHDEIMALSVAQQATIRALSTPIIQVWDGVLAIPVVGMLDNARAADIMENLLARIMASGALYALIDLTGVDAVDAATAGHLVQVVRAIELLGAQGIITGIHPGVARTMISLGLDMTGMTTRATLRDALRMCMDRQARRRR, encoded by the coding sequence ATGAACGCCTTCGACGAGGTCGCGGAGATCGCCTATCTCGACGATCCGAGCATCCCCTCGGTGGCGAGCTGGTTCGGGCACCCGGCCTTTCAGTTTTACGGGGGAATCGCGCTGACCCGGGCGTGCGACGCCGCGAGCCCCGAGACGCGCGACAAATACCTGGCCAAGGTGACGGCCTCGCTGGAGAAGCTCGAGGGGTGGTCGGCCCTGTTCCCCGGCAACCTCTTGCACCGCGCGCTTCTTCTATCGGCCGAGCGCGCGCGCGTCCTCGGCGACGTGGCTGCCGCCTCCGCGCGGTACGACGAGGGCATTGCAGCGGCGCGGAAGGGGGGATTCACGCAGGATGAAGCCCTCGGCAACGAGCTGTGCGCGCGCCACCACCTGCGCCTCGGAAGGACCACCATTGCCCGCGCCTACCTGACCGAGGCGCATCTGCTCTATGCCCGCTGGGGCGCGAGCGAGGTGATGCGGCGCCTCGAGCGGGAGCTGCCCGATCTGCTCTACCGGGGCGAGCTGCCGAGGCCGCACGCGGTCAGCGAGGCGCCTTCTCCCTCGGGCGCCCGCGGCGCCTCTCAGGCAGGCGTCGATATCGATCTCGCGTCCGCGCTCAAGGCCTCGCAGGCGATATCGGGGGAGATCGTGCGCCCTCGGCTGCTCGAGAAGCTCTTGCGGATCCTCCTCGAGAATGCCGGGGCGAGGCGCGCGCTGCTGATCATCAAGGAGGACGCGAAGCTGTCGATAGAGGCGGAGGGCGATCTCGGAAAGGACCCCGTCACGACGGTCGCGTCGACGCCGCTCTCCGCGCGCGCCGATCTCCTGGTCAACCTCGTGCATTACGTGGCGAGGTCGGGGGAGAGCGTGGTGGTGGGCGACGCCGTGGCCGATGCGAACGCCGCGGACGAGCCCTACGTGAAGCAATACCGGCCGAAATCGATCCTCGCAGCGCCCATCCTGTACCAGGGGCGCATCCGGGGGGTGATCTACCTCGAGAACGGGCTGACCGCGCACGCCTTCACCGAGGCGCGGGTCGAGCTGTTGAGGCTGCTCGCGTCGCAGATCGCGATCTCGATCGAGAATGCGCTCACGTACGACCAGCTCGAGGAGAAGGTCAGGGCGAGGACGGCGGAGCTGCAGGCGGCGCACGACGAGATCATGGCGCTCAGCGTCGCGCAGCAGGCGACCATTCGCGCCCTCTCCACGCCCATCATCCAGGTCTGGGACGGGGTCCTGGCGATCCCGGTGGTGGGCATGCTCGACAATGCGCGGGCCGCCGACATCATGGAAAACCTCCTCGCCCGGATCATGGCGAGCGGCGCCCTCTACGCGCTCATCGATCTGACGGGGGTGGACGCGGTGGACGCCGCCACGGCGGGGCATCTGGTGCAGGTCGTGCGCGCCATCGAGCTGCTCGGCGCGCAGGGGATCATCACCGGGATTCATCCGGGGGTGGCGCGGACGATGATCTCGCTCGGCCTCGACATGACCGGCATGACCACGCGCGCCACCCTGCGCGATGCGCTGCGGATGTGCATGGATCGGCAAGCGCGACGCCGACGCTGA
- a CDS encoding isoamylase, with protein sequence MLLASCGPALEDGLEEAQDEALDDAPLLAPPDGPPQWASQAVSWTLGASYDATQSNINFRVYSSQATRIEVYIYGQAQGAQEKVKYLLTKDTTTNVWSKTVSVSTLKTTYGLTGTVYYGYRAWGPNWPYSSTWTKGSSVGFIADVDAQGNRFNPNKLLLDPYALEVSHDPINPSNTDGTVFATGANYRNTDSGTKAMKGIVLPPDATSYGQKPTRALRDDVIYEVHVRGLTMNDPSITSAYRGTYKGAGLKAAALAQLGVTAVEFLPVQETDNDANDVNATSTAGDNYWGYMTLNFFSPDRRYAYDKSPGGPSREFKEMVKAFHDQGIKVFIDVVYNHTGEGGAWSSNDKNTYNVTSFRGLDNPTYYSLTADKQYSWDNTGVGGNFNTFNPIAQNLIVHSLAHWKDRLGVDGFRFDLASVLGNTCEHGCFNYDKFNAGTALNRIWKDLEPRPAGGGVGTDLIAEPWAIDGNSYQVGNYPSGWSEWNGIYRDTLRKDQNQLGMATVTPGQLAARFAGSSDLYGDDGRKPWNSINFMVAHDGFTLRDVYACNTKSNLQPWPYGPSDGGENDNHSWDQGGIAADQRKAARNGFAFLLLSAGTPMITGGDEFLRTQYCNNNVYNLDSNKNWLDYALSTDAQTFRTFAQRLIAFRKAHPALRPDNFYSGVDNNGNVMEQVRWFKADGSVADTAYMGNGGNHALAWRVDGTELGDTASAIYIAYNGWSGSVDFSLPWPGSGKSWYRVTDTCNWAEGASQVASPGAEVLVGGESTKYGMCGRSVLLLIAK encoded by the coding sequence ATGCTCCTCGCCAGCTGCGGCCCCGCGCTCGAGGACGGGCTCGAGGAGGCGCAGGACGAGGCGCTCGACGACGCGCCCCTCCTCGCGCCGCCCGATGGCCCCCCGCAATGGGCGAGCCAGGCGGTGAGCTGGACCCTCGGCGCGAGCTACGACGCGACACAGAGCAACATCAACTTTCGCGTGTACTCCTCGCAGGCCACGCGCATCGAGGTCTACATCTACGGCCAGGCCCAGGGCGCGCAGGAGAAGGTCAAGTACCTGCTGACCAAGGACACGACCACCAACGTCTGGTCGAAGACGGTCTCGGTCTCCACGCTCAAGACCACGTACGGCCTCACGGGCACCGTTTATTACGGCTATCGCGCCTGGGGCCCGAACTGGCCTTACTCGAGCACCTGGACGAAGGGCTCGAGCGTCGGGTTCATCGCCGACGTGGACGCGCAGGGCAATCGCTTCAATCCCAATAAATTGCTCCTCGATCCCTATGCCCTCGAGGTCAGCCACGATCCGATCAACCCGAGCAACACCGACGGCACCGTCTTCGCCACCGGCGCCAATTACCGCAACACCGATAGCGGCACGAAGGCGATGAAGGGCATCGTCCTGCCCCCGGACGCGACCTCGTACGGCCAGAAGCCCACGCGCGCCCTGCGCGACGACGTCATCTACGAGGTGCACGTCCGCGGCCTGACCATGAACGACCCGAGCATCACCTCGGCGTACCGGGGCACGTACAAGGGCGCCGGGCTCAAGGCGGCGGCCCTGGCGCAGCTCGGCGTCACCGCGGTCGAATTCCTCCCCGTGCAGGAGACGGACAACGACGCCAACGACGTCAATGCGACCAGCACCGCGGGCGACAATTACTGGGGGTACATGACCCTCAATTTCTTCTCGCCCGACCGTCGCTACGCCTACGACAAGTCGCCCGGCGGCCCGAGCCGCGAGTTCAAGGAGATGGTGAAGGCCTTCCACGATCAGGGGATCAAGGTCTTCATCGACGTCGTGTACAACCACACCGGCGAGGGCGGCGCCTGGAGCTCGAACGACAAGAACACCTACAACGTGACGTCGTTCCGCGGCCTCGACAACCCCACCTATTACAGCCTGACCGCCGACAAGCAATACAGCTGGGACAACACCGGCGTCGGCGGCAATTTCAATACGTTCAACCCGATCGCCCAGAACCTCATCGTCCACTCGCTCGCGCACTGGAAGGACAGGCTCGGCGTCGACGGGTTCCGCTTCGATCTCGCCTCGGTCCTCGGCAACACCTGCGAGCACGGCTGCTTCAATTACGACAAGTTCAACGCGGGAACGGCCTTGAACCGGATCTGGAAGGATCTCGAGCCGCGGCCCGCGGGCGGCGGGGTCGGGACCGATCTCATCGCCGAGCCCTGGGCGATCGACGGCAATTCGTACCAGGTGGGCAATTACCCCTCGGGCTGGTCCGAGTGGAACGGCATCTATCGCGACACGCTCCGCAAGGACCAGAACCAGCTCGGCATGGCGACGGTGACGCCGGGCCAGCTCGCCGCCCGGTTCGCGGGCTCGTCGGACCTCTACGGCGACGACGGGCGCAAGCCGTGGAACTCGATCAACTTCATGGTCGCCCACGACGGCTTCACGCTGCGCGACGTCTACGCTTGCAACACGAAGAGCAACCTCCAGCCCTGGCCTTACGGGCCCTCGGACGGAGGCGAGAACGACAATCATAGCTGGGATCAGGGTGGGATCGCCGCGGATCAGCGCAAGGCGGCTCGCAACGGCTTTGCGTTCCTCCTGCTGAGCGCCGGCACCCCCATGATCACGGGCGGGGACGAGTTCCTGCGCACGCAGTATTGCAACAACAACGTCTACAACCTCGACTCGAACAAGAACTGGCTCGACTACGCGCTGTCGACGGACGCGCAGACGTTCCGCACCTTCGCCCAGCGCCTCATCGCGTTCCGCAAGGCACACCCCGCGCTGCGCCCCGACAACTTCTACAGCGGCGTGGACAACAACGGCAACGTGATGGAGCAAGTCCGCTGGTTCAAGGCCGACGGCAGCGTCGCGGACACCGCCTACATGGGCAATGGAGGCAACCACGCCCTCGCGTGGCGCGTCGACGGCACCGAGCTCGGCGACACGGCGAGCGCCATTTACATCGCGTACAACGGTTGGTCGGGAAGCGTCGATTTCAGCCTGCCGTGGCCGGGCAGCGGCAAGTCGTGGTATCGCGTGACCGACACCTGCAACTGGGCCGAAGGGGCCAGCCAGGTGGCGAGCCCCGGCGCGGAGGTGCTCGTCGGCGGAGAGTCCACCAAGTACGGGATGTGCGGGCGGAGCGTGCTCTTGCTCATTGCCAAGTGA
- a CDS encoding ATP-binding protein, with translation MDTLRVHGYEDIALIAQGAGFQRYRAVRVCDGLPVSLKLLHADETRIADVARLKHEYHLIARVHSPRVVEVHGVEEHDRGLLIVLDDVRAPDLQSVLGGRKRLEIGEFLDRAIAMAEAVDDLHRHDLIHGELNPKSVLLGDGAGAMLWNFGIDATVTRANEAIYSPAVLTEILPYISPEQTGRMNRTVDRRSDLYSLGVLFYEMLVGRKPFSASDPMELIHAHIAVLPVPPAALESSVPAALDAITRKLLSKNAEDRYQSASGLCADLEECRRQWRISGRVDDFPLGRRDRSKQLQIPQRLYGREEDIRALTASFERVLGGQREIVLVSGYSGTGKSSLVQEILRPLARERGYYISGKYDQYNREKPHGALIQAFEALLRQLLSESEERLAQWRAALLRALGKNAQVICDILPTLRLVLGDVEPVSALDPIESQNRFNLAFQRFVSVFARPAHPLAIFLDDLQWIDAASLGLLQAILADDCIEALFFCGAYRDNEVSSAHPFLRAVEALGKGGLGVCNIVLTPLGLEHLTELIEDSLHRGGARPLAEVVLEKTDGNPFLVKQLLKTLDHRKLLTLDPAEGWRWDLAAARALPCMHNGEDLMLDTLRRLPSDTQRMLELASTIGDRFDLGLLSAASDRSPDVAYESLAPALEEGLIARIGDGFRFTHDKIQEAATSMVPAEQRAESHHRIGRLLQQEAVIEEGRRLFDIVDHLNSSGDVIHDRAERVELARLNLQAAERLEESGAFHAALLYAEHGLARLPVDAWSATYALSLALTMKKGLMQSLEGRYDPALATLADALAHATGRRDQTEVRRLRMSVHSLKNDLVAAIDEGLAGLSIFDIRLPRFPSDEELEAELRATFAELGDRSIDSFAELPALRDPEIEALQNLLEELWAPCYLMTSNNFGITVMKILQSSMRHGTSKSTIHALLNFGTFLCTGRDLERGYAFGRAAVRLNERRPSKQIEPMLCNMWSANIQHWKEPYAASKEMLVRGIHLGIERAQFIFAFYNLKNSTVNNLLRGVNLHEMLAELSSYLPLCRLDAANAVTWMAKAIGQICHNLTHPMEAGHRLVGDWVDVEPIVASAREVNNQVVFLVADF, from the coding sequence GTGGACACGCTCCGAGTGCACGGGTACGAGGACATCGCGCTCATTGCTCAGGGCGCAGGTTTCCAGCGGTATCGTGCTGTCCGCGTGTGCGACGGCCTGCCGGTCTCGCTGAAACTGCTGCACGCCGACGAGACCCGCATCGCCGATGTCGCCCGGCTGAAGCACGAGTATCACCTCATCGCGCGTGTCCACTCGCCGCGCGTCGTCGAGGTCCACGGCGTCGAGGAGCACGACCGGGGTTTGCTCATCGTCCTCGACGACGTGCGAGCCCCGGATCTGCAGAGCGTCCTCGGCGGCCGAAAACGGCTGGAGATCGGCGAATTCCTCGATCGCGCCATCGCCATGGCCGAGGCCGTGGACGACCTGCACCGCCACGACCTCATTCACGGCGAGCTCAACCCGAAAAGCGTGCTGCTCGGCGACGGGGCGGGGGCCATGCTCTGGAACTTCGGCATCGACGCCACCGTGACGCGCGCAAACGAGGCCATCTACAGCCCTGCCGTCCTGACGGAGATCTTGCCCTACATCTCCCCGGAGCAAACGGGACGGATGAACCGCACCGTCGACAGGAGATCCGACCTCTATTCGCTGGGCGTCCTCTTCTACGAGATGCTGGTCGGGCGCAAGCCATTCTCGGCGTCCGATCCCATGGAGCTCATCCACGCCCACATCGCCGTCCTGCCCGTCCCGCCCGCTGCGCTCGAATCCTCCGTGCCCGCCGCGCTCGACGCGATCACGCGGAAGCTCCTCTCGAAGAACGCCGAGGACCGTTACCAGAGCGCGAGCGGCCTCTGCGCCGATCTCGAGGAGTGCCGGCGGCAGTGGCGGATCTCGGGCCGCGTCGACGATTTTCCCCTGGGGAGGCGGGACAGGAGCAAGCAGCTCCAGATTCCCCAGAGGCTCTATGGCCGCGAGGAGGACATCCGCGCGCTCACCGCCTCGTTCGAGCGCGTGCTCGGCGGGCAGCGCGAGATCGTCCTCGTCTCGGGTTACTCCGGGACGGGCAAATCGTCGCTCGTGCAGGAGATCCTCCGGCCGCTCGCCCGGGAGAGGGGCTATTACATCAGCGGCAAGTACGACCAGTACAACCGCGAAAAGCCGCATGGCGCCCTCATCCAGGCGTTCGAGGCGCTCCTCCGGCAGCTCCTTTCCGAGAGCGAGGAGCGGCTCGCGCAATGGCGGGCGGCGCTCCTCCGCGCGCTCGGCAAGAACGCCCAGGTGATCTGCGACATCCTCCCCACGCTGAGGCTCGTCCTCGGCGACGTGGAGCCCGTGTCCGCGCTCGATCCCATCGAATCACAGAATCGCTTCAACCTCGCGTTCCAGCGGTTCGTCTCCGTGTTCGCAAGGCCCGCCCACCCCCTCGCGATTTTCCTCGATGACCTGCAATGGATCGACGCCGCCAGCCTGGGCCTGCTCCAGGCCATCCTCGCGGACGACTGCATCGAGGCGCTCTTCTTCTGCGGCGCTTATCGCGACAACGAGGTGAGCTCGGCGCACCCGTTCCTGCGCGCCGTCGAGGCGCTCGGCAAGGGCGGGCTCGGCGTCTGCAACATCGTCCTCACGCCGCTCGGCCTCGAGCACCTGACCGAGCTCATCGAGGATAGCCTCCACAGGGGCGGCGCGCGCCCGCTCGCAGAGGTGGTGCTGGAGAAGACGGACGGCAATCCATTCCTCGTGAAGCAGCTCTTGAAGACGCTCGACCATCGAAAGCTGCTCACCCTCGATCCGGCGGAGGGGTGGCGCTGGGATCTCGCCGCCGCGCGGGCCCTGCCGTGCATGCACAATGGCGAGGACCTGATGCTCGACACGCTCCGCCGCCTGCCCTCCGACACGCAGCGCATGCTCGAGCTCGCGTCGACCATCGGCGACCGATTCGACCTCGGCCTCTTGAGCGCCGCGAGCGACAGATCCCCCGACGTGGCGTACGAGAGCCTCGCGCCCGCGCTCGAGGAGGGGCTCATTGCCAGGATCGGCGACGGGTTTCGGTTCACGCACGACAAGATCCAGGAGGCGGCGACCTCGATGGTCCCCGCCGAGCAGCGGGCCGAATCCCACCACCGCATTGGCAGGCTCCTGCAACAGGAGGCGGTGATCGAGGAGGGGCGGCGCCTCTTCGATATCGTCGACCACCTGAACAGCTCCGGGGACGTCATTCACGATCGGGCGGAGCGCGTGGAGCTGGCCCGGTTGAACCTCCAGGCGGCCGAGCGGCTCGAGGAGTCCGGCGCGTTCCACGCCGCGCTGCTTTACGCGGAGCATGGCCTCGCGAGGCTCCCGGTGGACGCGTGGAGCGCAACGTACGCTCTGTCGCTCGCCCTGACCATGAAGAAGGGGCTCATGCAATCGCTCGAGGGCAGGTACGACCCTGCGCTCGCGACGCTCGCGGACGCCCTCGCGCACGCCACGGGCAGGCGCGACCAGACCGAGGTGAGGCGGCTGCGCATGAGCGTGCATAGCCTGAAGAACGACCTCGTCGCGGCCATCGACGAGGGGCTCGCCGGGCTCTCGATATTCGACATTCGCCTGCCGCGCTTCCCCTCGGATGAGGAGCTCGAGGCCGAGCTCCGCGCGACGTTCGCCGAGCTCGGCGACCGCTCCATCGATTCGTTCGCCGAGCTGCCCGCGCTCCGCGATCCCGAGATCGAGGCGCTCCAGAACCTCCTCGAGGAGCTATGGGCGCCCTGTTACCTCATGACCTCGAACAACTTCGGGATCACCGTCATGAAGATCCTGCAGAGCTCGATGCGCCACGGGACCTCGAAGAGCACGATCCACGCGCTGCTCAATTTCGGCACGTTCCTGTGCACGGGGCGCGACCTCGAGAGAGGCTACGCGTTCGGGCGCGCGGCGGTGCGGCTGAACGAGCGGCGCCCGAGCAAGCAGATCGAGCCGATGCTCTGCAACATGTGGAGCGCCAACATCCAGCACTGGAAAGAGCCCTACGCCGCCTCGAAGGAGATGCTCGTGCGCGGCATTCACCTGGGCATCGAGCGAGCGCAATTCATCTTCGCGTTCTACAACCTGAAGAACAGCACGGTGAACAACCTGCTGCGCGGGGTGAACCTGCACGAGATGCTGGCGGAGCTGTCCTCGTATCTGCCCCTGTGCAGGCTCGACGCGGCCAATGCCGTCACCTGGATGGCCAAGGCGATCGGGCAGATCTGCCACAACCTGACGCACCCGATGGAGGCGGGCCACCGGCTCGTGGGCGACTGGGTCGACGTCGAGCCCATCGTCGCGAGCGCGCGGGAGGTCAACAATCAGGTCGTCTTCCTCGTCGCCGATTTTTAG
- a CDS encoding serine/threonine-protein kinase has translation MDRPVRPGQVLLDKYRVERVLGKGGMGVVVAARHLGLGELFAIKFLLPHALCCEGLVERFLREARAAARLRGDHVARVHDVGHLDTGSPYMVMEHLEGQDLKRLLRARGGPLPVEEAVMYVLQACEAIAEAHSHGIVHRDIKPANLFLVDRPGSAPSIKVLDFGISKQVAPRTEPDLTRTGMVMGSPLYMSPEQMTRLKEVDPRSDIWSLGVVLYELVTGRVPFKGEGLPQTVGQVLQEDPLPPSALRPGLSPALDAIVLRCLEKRREKRFQSVGELVDALLSLLGMPAAGAGAAGGFRPSQPSGVGFEAFTMPTRPSNGGNTPTAWGGTGVETRNAWSWASAALGLAALCVGSANLALWGAPRVLPAPRPAAAQVAEMAKPFLTDWRDRVKPAQLVERSRPEAAAGAEPPEAIMCDEPVPASTALPALAPQGTP, from the coding sequence ATGGACAGGCCAGTTCGCCCGGGGCAGGTGCTATTGGACAAGTATCGCGTCGAGCGCGTCCTCGGGAAAGGAGGAATGGGCGTCGTGGTGGCCGCGCGGCACCTCGGGCTCGGCGAGCTGTTCGCCATCAAATTCCTTTTGCCCCACGCGCTCTGCTGCGAGGGGCTCGTCGAGCGCTTCTTGCGCGAGGCGCGCGCGGCGGCGCGGCTGCGGGGCGACCACGTCGCCAGGGTGCACGACGTCGGCCACCTCGATACCGGCTCCCCGTACATGGTGATGGAGCACCTCGAGGGGCAGGACCTGAAGCGGCTCTTGCGCGCCCGGGGAGGCCCTCTGCCCGTCGAGGAGGCCGTCATGTACGTGCTCCAGGCCTGCGAGGCGATCGCGGAGGCGCATTCGCACGGCATCGTGCATCGCGACATCAAGCCGGCCAATCTGTTCCTGGTCGATCGGCCGGGCAGCGCGCCGAGCATCAAGGTGCTCGATTTCGGTATCTCGAAGCAGGTCGCGCCCAGGACCGAGCCCGACCTCACGCGCACCGGAATGGTGATGGGCTCGCCCCTGTACATGTCTCCGGAGCAGATGACGCGGCTCAAGGAGGTCGACCCTCGCAGCGACATCTGGTCGCTCGGCGTCGTGCTCTACGAGCTGGTCACGGGGAGAGTCCCCTTCAAAGGCGAGGGGCTGCCTCAGACCGTGGGTCAGGTCTTGCAGGAGGATCCATTGCCCCCTTCCGCGCTGCGCCCGGGGCTGTCCCCCGCGCTCGACGCGATCGTGCTGCGGTGCCTGGAGAAGCGGCGGGAGAAGCGATTCCAATCGGTCGGCGAGCTGGTGGACGCATTGCTCTCGCTGCTCGGCATGCCCGCGGCAGGGGCGGGCGCGGCCGGGGGCTTTCGACCCTCGCAGCCCTCGGGCGTCGGGTTCGAGGCCTTCACGATGCCGACGCGGCCCTCGAATGGGGGAAACACGCCCACGGCGTGGGGCGGGACGGGGGTGGAGACCCGGAATGCGTGGAGCTGGGCGAGCGCGGCCCTCGGCCTCGCGGCGCTCTGCGTGGGGAGCGCCAATCTCGCGCTCTGGGGAGCCCCGAGGGTACTCCCCGCGCCGCGGCCCGCGGCGGCACAGGTCGCGGAGATGGCGAAGCCTTTTTTGACGGATTGGCGAGATCGGGTGAAGCCCGCGCAGCTCGTGGAGAGGAGCCGACCGGAGGCCGCGGCGGGCGCCGAGCCTCCGGAGGCAATCATGTGCGACGAGCCCGTACCGGCGTCGACGGCCCTGCCCGCGCTCGCGCCGCAGGGCACGCCGTGA